Proteins co-encoded in one Cucurbita pepo subsp. pepo cultivar mu-cu-16 chromosome LG15, ASM280686v2, whole genome shotgun sequence genomic window:
- the LOC111811473 gene encoding uncharacterized protein LOC111811473, with translation MAATASATLSPPISTAAPIAAGSRRQRNANVHYITGLNSFGGLKAHNNIFSLGLPVCADQSFANIVSSLKYPSKGKGKNGGGALSSTCNAAGEIFRIAAIINGLVLVGVAVGFVLLRIEASVEEAE, from the coding sequence ATGGCGGCTACAGCCTCCGCTACCCTCTCGCCGCCCATATCCACCGCCGCCCCCATCGCCGCCGGCTCTAGGCGGCAGAGGAACGCCAATGTCCATTACATCACTGGCCTCAACTCCTTTGGTGGCTTGAAAGCTCACAACAATATCTTCTCCTTGGGCCTTCCCGTTTGTGCCGATCAGTCATTTGCTAACATTGTGAGCTCTTTGAAATACCCATCAAAGGGTAAAGGCAAAAACGGCGGTGGGGCTCTCTCTTCTACCTGTAATGCCGCCGGTGAGATTTTCAGGATTGCTGCCATTATCAATGGGCTTGTTCTTGTTGGAGTGGCGGTGGGGTTTGTTCTTCTCAGGATTGAGGCATCTGTGGAGGAGGCTGAGTGA